Sequence from the Desulfovibrio sp. TomC genome:
CACAGGAGGGGAAGGGGGCATTGCGACGGCCTTGCCCCCTTCCCCGCCTGCGCAGGCCGCGACCTAGAAATTCATGATGCGATCGGCGGCCTGCATGGCGGCATAGAGAAACGGCATATTGGACAGGGTGACCGGAGCGTTGGCTTCCACGCCGTGGATGCCCAGGCACTTGCCTCAGGCTGCCAGCACGCCTTCGCTTAAGCCAAAGAGCTTGGCCTGTTCGGCGATGGGAAACTGCGGGCTGTCGCCGGCCATGAGGTCCACGGCCGGGCCGTTTAAGAAGATGGTGACGTCTTCGCCTTCGCTCAGCAGAAAATTGCCGAAGCGTACGGTGTTCCACTTGATCTCGGGGTCCGGGCTGGACAGGGTGATAAGTATTTGCATGGTCTATGCCTCCGGCCACAATCGATAGATAAAAATGATCGATTGGGCAACAGCCAAGGCCCGGGCTGGGTCAGGCGGACAGGCCGGCCTGGGTCTGGAGCGAGTGGGTGGGGAGAGACGGACGGGCTGTTGGGCAAACGGGGCCGGGGAACCGGCTGCGGGCCGAGGTTCCCCGGGGCAATGCGCCTGTTACGGCACCGGATTGGTGCGGGCGTAGGCGAGCAGGTCTTCGTAAATCTGCTGGCAGATGGCCACCGGCACATCCGGGGCGTGCAGGACCGTGGGGCGATCCTCTTTGAACAATTTGGCCCAGGGCTTGTTCTTGAGATCTTCCCAGGCTCCGTAGCGCCCGTAGCTGATCACGCCCTGAACGGTTTGCAACCGCAGGTCAAAGGATTCGTAGCCCATGGGGTTTTCCAGGAGCGTCCGGGGGCGGCTGTCGTGAAACGGCCCGGCCTGGGCCGAAAAATAAAACCAGCCGCCGATCTGGATGTCGCCGAACCAGCGGTCGCCGTCTTCGAGCCGGTCCGATTCCATGAGAAGCGTCCTGAAATCTTCAGCCATGGCAGTCTCCTTCGTTGCGGTGTGTGACCCGCTCTCCTACGCCGTCCCGGCGGTTGCGGTCAACGCCTGGAAAGGGCCAGCAGATATTGAAACACCGCCGAGACGTAGCGTCCCGAGGCCACGTCGGGCAGGGCGAAGTAGGGCAGCGCCCCATCGCCCAGGGCGCCGGCCAGGGCCAGGAACACCTGGCGCGACAGTTCGGTCAGACCCGGTTCCAGGGTATTTTCCCACAGGGCGGCCACGGCTTCGCCGGGCGCGCCGTAGGTGATGCAGGTGATGGGGCGGTTGGCCAGGACCAGACACGCTCCGTCCCGGGCCAGCGGACACAGCCGCGACCAGGCCGACAGGCACAGCTCCCGGGAATCGCCGTAGCGCCGGGTCAGGTCGTCCATCTCCCGCGAGGCCTCGGCCGATTGCTCGATGACGCTGTGGCGCACCTCGCTTGGCAGCCCCAGGTCGATGGCCCGGGCCAGGGCCACGGCTTCGATCAGCGACAGCCACAGCGGCCGGCGGCAGCAGGCGTCGGTGTCGCGGCCGCAACACGGGACACCGGCCGCCGCCTGCCCGGCCAGGGCGGCCAGGGCGGCGTAATCGGCCAGAAACGGAGCCAGATTGACGGCCCGGCCGGATTCCAGCCGGGGCTCGCGCACGGTGAGCTTCCCGGCGGTCTTGCCATAGCGGCGAATCGTCCGCCACTGGTCGAAATTGGCCGGCTTGGAGCGCAGCGGCCGCAGCACCTTGGCCGCGCCCTTGTGGCCAAGGCCCCGGCGCAGCAGATAGGCGTTTAAGACCGTGCCGGTGCGGCCGATGCCGTGGCGGCAGTGGATGAGCGCCTTTTTGCCGAGGTAGATGGCCTCGTCGAGCCAGGCCAGGGCGGTTTCCAGGGCGGCCATGTCCGGCGCGCCTTCGTCGGGGATGGGCAGATAATGGACTTCGAAGCCGGCGGCGGCCTCGATTTCGTGGAGGTCGCAAAATTCGCCGCACAGGTTGAGGATGGCGGTCACGCCCTGGCTTTTCAGGGAGTCGAGCTGCGCATGGGACATGGGCGCGCCGCCCACGGCCAGATGGCTGGTCACCCAGGTCAGGGGATAGGCGTGGTTTTGGGCGGCCATGGCAGGGTCTCGCCTCAGCGGTCGGTGCGTTCGAGAAAAGCCGCGACCCAGGCGTCGGCGTCGGCCTCGCTGGCCAGACGGATGTCGAGCATCCGGCTGGCGGCCAGCAGGCAGCCGAGCATGGCCAGCCGTTTCTGGGCGGTTTTTTCCGGAATGCGGGTGAGGGATGCGTCGAGCAGGTCGCCGGCGGCCCGCACCTCAAAGCCAAAATGGGTCAGCACCCGGCGGATGCAGGACAGGCGCAGGGTGCGCTGGTCAAAGCCGGCCCCGCCGCCCTTGAACCGGAAATTGACGTAGTTCTGGGCGTCTTCGGGACCGCACAGGGCGTCAACCACGGTGAAATGGTAGCCAAAACGCAGCATGGCGTGGGCGTAGGTGTCGGAGATGACGGCGTAGCTGGCCAGATGCTTGGAGTCGTTGATAAAAAGGCCGGCGCTGGTGCGATCAAGGGCCGCGTCGTCGGTAATCGGCGGCCCCTCGGGCCAGGGAGCGTCGTCAGCGGCCAGCCCGGACCACAAGGCCCACATGGGGGCGCTTTTGATCTGGTCGGGGCGCAGTTCCTTGTCGCCGGCGGCAGACTCGAACACGCCGCCGCCAAGGTCCAGGACGTACATGGTCAGCGGCAGGTGGCTGCGCAGGCGTTTGGCCGAGGCCAGCCCCCGGCCGGATTCGCCGACCAGGGAAAACATTTCCGTGACGGCTTTTTCATGGGCAAAGCGCACGACGTCATGGAGCGACCGGACCTTGGCCGGGGTGAAATCCGGCGAAGACGGGTCGGTCAGGGTCAGCCCGGCCACCAGCGGCACCAGCCGGGCCAGCCGCTCGGCCACGGGCGAGCCTTCGCCGGCCCTGGGCGCGGCGGTGCGGGCCAGGAGGGCGGCCACCTGTCCGGGGTAGACCAGGGCGGCGTCGGCATCGACGGTCACTTCCATGTCTTCGGTCAGGGCCGAAAAGGCGTCGGCGGCCCCGGTGATGACCGGCAGGCCGAACTCCCGGGCCACCGAGGCGAAATGGCCGGCCCGGCTGCCTGAGACGGCGATGACGGCGGCCAGGCGGTCCACGGCCCGGGCCAGGGTGGTGGGCAGGGTGGGGGTGACAAGGACCGTGCCCGGAGCAATGGCGTCGATGTCCAGAATGGTGGCGGCAAAGCGCACGATGCCGGTCGCGCAGCCGCCCGAGGCGCGCATGCCGCCGGTCAAAAGGGGGGGCAGGCCAACCGGTCGCGGCGGCGTTGGAGCCTCTTGGGCCAGAGACGGGCCATCCTCCACGGCCATGGGCCGCGATTGCAGGATGGTTGGCCTGCCGTCCGGGCTGATGACCCATTCAACGTCCTGGGGCGTGCCAAAGGTCCGCTCCAGGGCCAGTCCCAGGCTGGCCAGCCGGCTGGCTGCGGCTTCGGTCAACAGCGGGGCGTCCAGGGTCTGGCGATCAAGCAGAAAGTGGGGCGGCGCGTGGGACAGGGCCAGACGCTCGGGGCTGGCCGCGCCCTCGACGAGGTCCGCGCCCAGGCCCGGCACGGCGTAGACGGTCATGGGCGCGTCCAGGTCGGCGCTGTCGCGGGTATAGAGCACCCCGGACGCGGCCGCCGGCAGCATGGGCAAAAAGAGGACGGCCATGGGCGTTTCTTCGTCGGCGTAGCCGGTCAGCACCCGGTAGGTGATGGCCTTGGCCGTGTACTTGCCGGCCACCACCCGGCGGTAGGCGGCCACGGCTCCGGCCGGATCGACGCCAAGCACGCTCTCGTACTGGCCGGCAAAGGAGGCCCGGCCGTCCTCGGCCACGGCCGAGGAGCGCACGGCCAGCTGCAGCACGGTTCCCTGCGGCCCTTGGCCCAGGCGGGCAGCGGCTTCGGCAATGGGGCCGGCCACTTCCTCGGGCACCCGGGCTGTCAGGATGAGGCTTCGGATCTCACCGGCAATATCGGCCACGGCATCGGGCCGGGCCAGATCCACCCGGCGAAGCAGGCGATCGATGCCCGGGCGCAGTTCGCAAGCCTCGAGAAAATAGCGAAACGCCCCGGTGGTGGCCACAAAGCCGTCCGGCACCGGCACCCGGGCCTCGGCGGCGGCCCGGGCCAGATTGGCGGCCTTGCCCCCGCCCCGGGCTAGGTCGCCGGCCAGTTCGGCCAGAGGGGCGACAAAGGGCGGGGACATGTCCCCGCCCGGCAGGTCCAGGGCCATCTGGACGTAGAAATCCACCTTGCGGGCGTATTCGGGCAGATCGAGGTGGCGGGAGGGGGACAGGCGGGCCAGGCGGTCCACCAGTTCGCCGACCGAGGTGCGCAGCCGGCGGGTCAGATGGACCACCCGGGCCCAGTCCACGGCCGCGCCGCCGTAGTGGATGTCCTCGATGGCGGCAATGAGTTCCAGGCAGGCGTCGTCGAAACGCAACAGCTCCCGAAAGGCGTTGTACTTTTCCCGCAACAGTACGCCCGGGGCAAAGACCTGATAGGTCCAGCGGCGAAAGAGTTCCTTGGAAAACACGCCCCGATCAGCCTTCGCCCGGCAACGGGGCCGCCAGGGCTTCCTCGACCTTGCGTTCGAGTTCGTCCTTGTCGATGGGTTTGACGCAGTATTCGCAGGCCCCCAGGCGCACCGATTCCCGGGCCGTTTCCAGGGTGGGATAGCCGGTCAGCATGATGACCCGGGTTGTGGGCGAGCGTTTCTTGATCTCTTCGAGCACTTCCACGCCGCTCAGTTTTTTGAGCTTCATGTCGAGGATGGCCAGGGCCGGGGTTTTTTTGGCCACATGGGTGAGCGCCTCCTCCTCCTCGGTAAAGACGGCGACGCTGTGTCCCTTGCGCTCCAGAATGCGTTTGATGACGACCCCGGCGTCAATGACGTCGTCAAGCACGATGATGTCGGCCATGGGCGTTATGCCTCCGTGGAATCGGCCGGGCGCTGCCCGCCGAGGGTTTCTTCATGTTCAAGGGGCAGATCGACGACGAAGACCGTGCCAGGCGCGTCTTCGTCGCCAGTGGTCAGGGCGTCGAAAAAGCCTTCCGGGGCCGGGGTCTCTACCCGGATGGCCCCGCCGTGGTCGTTTATGATGCCAAAGGACACGGACAGTCCAAGGCCGGTGCCCTGGCCCACGGGCTTGGTGGTGAAAAAGGGATCGAAGATGCGGCTCTGGTTGTCCGGGCTGATGCCGGGGCCGGTGTCGCCAAACCAGGCCGTGACCCGCTGGTCTGCGGCAAAGAGCCGCGAACGCACCAGGATGGCCCCGCCCCGTCCGGCCAGGGCATCGCGGGCGTTGGACAGGAGATTGATCCAGACCTGTTTGAGTTTTTCCGGGTCGCCGTAAATGATGGGCATCCGCTCGTCGAGATCCGTCACAATGGCGATCTTGTCCAGGGACAGGGCGTGGCGCACGAGGCTGATGGCTTCCATAAGCGAATTGTTGAAACACATTTCTATCTTGGCGCTTTCGGCCTGCCGCGAAAAACCGAGCAGGTCGGCCACGATTTTACGGCAGACCTTGGCCTGTTTCTCGATGGTTTGCAAATCGGCCCGGATCTGGCTATCGGCCGGGACGTCTTCCTGGAGGAGCTGGGAATAGCCGAGGATGACGCCAAGCGGCGTGTTGATTTCATGGGCCACGCCGCCGGCCAGTTTGCCGATGGACTCCATCTTCTGGGACTGGATGAGCTGCTCCTGGAACTGCTTGAGCTGGGTGACGTCGCGGGCCGTGCGCAACAGCCCGATGACCCGGCCGGCCGGGTCGGTGACCGGCACCCGCACGATATGGAGCCACTGCGGCGCGCCTGGGCGGCGAAAGCCCACTTCGCGGTCGCTTGGCCGGCCGGCGTCGAGCACCCGGCGGTTTTCCCGGTGCATGTCCGGGCCTTCGTCCTCGGGGTAGATGTCGCGGTCGGTGCTGCCGACGATGGCCTCCGTGGGGCGGCCGACGAAGGTGGCAAAGGCACGGTTGACGGCCAGATAGTTGGAATTTTCATCAATGAGGCAGACGAAATCCGGGGTGGCGTCGAGGATGGTGCGCAGCAGGCGTTCCTGGCGCGAGAGCACCCGTTCGGCCTGGCGCAGCTCGTCGAGATGGGTTTTGAGCGACACGGCCATGACGTCGAAGGTCTCGGCCAGATCCTGAATCTCGTCGCCCTTCTGGTCGCGGTAGACCGGGCAGTCCCGGCAGGATTCCGGCCCGTCGCCGCGCTGGTCCGGCGAGGCCGTCAGCCAGCAGCGGCGGCTCTTGTCGCCGTAGGCCGGGCACAGGGTCTTGTCGCAGTCGAGGATGGCCGAACAGGGGCGAAGGACGGACGGTCCGGCCCGGTGGTCGAGGTTGCCTTTGACCACCTCTTCGGCGTGGAGTTTCAAGCGATTGATGCGTTCGGTGACGCGCCGGGCAAAGAGCGTGGACGGGGCCAGGGCGGCCACCATGGCCGCGGCGGAATAAAAAACGATCATCAGGGCCAGCCGGTCGGCGGCGGCCTCGGCCTTGGTGCGCGACAGGCCGATGCGGGCCGTGCCAAACGGCGTGCCGACAATGACCACCGGGGCGGCGAAATCGTCGATGAACTCCCGGCCGGTGTCGAGCAGGCGGATGTTGGGCTTGCCCTCCCGGGGGGCGTTGACGTCGAGCAGCTCCACGGGAAAGCCGCCGGTGAAGGTATGGACCAGCACGCTGCCCTGGCGGTCGAGGATAAAGGCGTAGCTGATGTCGTCGACCTTATCGAGCTCGTCGACCATGTTTTTAAGGCGCAAGAGATCCATGGACAGCATGGCGTCGGACACCCGCATGGCCAGGTTTTCCGACAGCACCAGTCCGCGTTTGCGGGTCTCGGCCTGGAGCGATTCGGCCGCGGCCCGCCAGGTCAGGTAGGCCAGGGGAATGGCGATCAGCCCGACGATGAGCACGATGCCGCAGTTGATCTTGGTGCGGAAACTGAGCGCCGACAGGCGGGGCATCATTCGTCGCCCCCGGCCATGGCGTCGAGGCCAAGCTTTTCGGCCAGGCGGCGCACGGAATTATAGTCGGCGTCAACGGCCGGGATGATGCCGCGCATGCCGGCCGTGGTCAGGATGACGGCGTCGTCTGGCCGCTCGGGATTAAGCGCGAAAAAGGCCCTGGCGATCTTGCCCGTGGTCTCCGGGGGCAGCCCCGGGCGGGCGCAGTAGACCCAGCCGGGATAGGCTTTGCTTTCGGCCAGGACGCGGATCTGGCCGAGGTCGATCCTGTCGCGCAGGATGTCCAGGGCGCCGTCGCGCACCGAGCCGATGTCGCAGACGCCGGCAAACACAGCCAGGACGACCTTTTCCTGCTTGCCGCCCGGTCCCGGGGCAAAGGAAATCTCGGCGAAGTCGGCCCGATGGATGCCGTTGTCGAGAAATTCGCCCAGCGCGTACAGATAGCCGCCGGCCGATGACGGGTCCACGGCCATCCAGCGTTTGCCCCGGCAGTCGGCCAGGGAGGAAAGCGCCTTGTTGTCGCGGCGGCAGATGATCTGGCTTTTGAAATCCGGCTTGCCCGACGGTTCGATGATGCGGGCGAAGGCCCTGGCTCCGCTGGCGGCCATGCGGATATAGGCGAAGGGATTGGAAAAGGAGATGTCGATCTCGCCGCGCTCCACCATGCGCACGTGTTCCTCGAAGGTGTCGGGAAACACCTGGCGCAGGGAAAGCCCGGTGGCCCGGGTGAGGTATTCCAGAAGCAGGCGATGGCGTTCGTAGGAAACGGTGTGGGCGTACTGGGGCAGGTAGGCGTAGGTGACGGCCCTGGGGAGCTTTCGCAGGGTGGGTTCTTCGCGCCTGGAGAGGTCCACGCGCACGGCGTCCTCATCGTGACCGCAGGCGGTCAGCCAAGGCATCAAAAGGCCCGCCAGCAGGAACTCCCTTCGCCGCATCAATTCACCCCCTGAGGCGGGGAGGATACGTCACTTCGGGCCGGGAGGAAAGTGGGTCGCACCGGGACTGTCCCCGGCGGCGCGTCGGGCCTGCCGCGCCTGCCGCGCCCGCTGCAATCGGGACAGGCCCCACAGGGCGGCAATATAGAGCGGCAGGAAAAAGACGGCCGGGCCGGCGGACTGGCCGACCAGGGGCAGCGGCACGCCGGCAAAGCGCCAGCTGGCCCAGGCCAGGACGAGCAGGGCCGGCCAGATAAGCGCCGCGGCCCGGCCGGCGCCCAGGGCCATGGAATTGCCGTAGGCCTCCTGGGCCAGATGGTTGGCGGCCAGGTATGTCTCGCGGTCCTTGGCGGCCAGGGCCGAGAAGGACAGGTCCTGATGGCGTTTGATTTCGGCGTCCTGGCCTTCGCGCTTGGTCCGGTGGACCCGGGCGACGCCGGCGGCGCAGGTCCGGCCAAGGACGGCGCAACTGAAGGCCAGCACGGCCAGACCGCAGAAAAAACCGGCCTGGGCGTTGTCGAACCAGCGGAAGGGGGCCACGAGAATGGCGTCGATGACGATGAAGGCGCGTAGGAAAAAGTCGTTCATAACCAAAAAGGCTCCCCGTCCCAGGTAGCCGGGACGGGGAGCCGTGTCCAGGGGGACGTGTCTGCGATCTAGATACCGGGGAGCTTGATGCTGAAAAAGCCGGCCAGCAGATAGCCGATGCCGACGTAGGCGGACAGCACGATAAACAGGCGCTTGAGCCACACGTCGGAGAAGTACTTCGAGGTCATGGGGCCGACGAAGGAACCGACGGCGATGCCGAGCATCTCCAGGCCAATGAAGTGCCACTCGATGGGCGTGCCTTTGGAGAGCAGGGTGATGATGCTGGTGACCATGCTGACCAAAACGGCCAGGGCCGAGGTCCCGGCGGCCAGATACATGGGCAGCTGGGTGACGCTGGTCAGAAACGGCACCAGCAGGAAGCCGCCGCCGACGCCCAGGAAGGCGGCCACGGCCGAGATGACGATGCCGCCGAGGAAAGGAATCAGCGGATTGAACTGGAACGGCACGCCGTAGAAGGTGAAGGCGCACTTGGACAGGGTGAACTGGGTGATGTGCAGGCCGTCGCAGGAGGCGTCGACGGATTCGCCGCACTTGATCTTTTTGGCTGCGGCTTCGAAAGCCTGGGCGGCCTTTTTGGCGGTCTGCTTTTTGGACTGGCCGGCCGGGGTGGTCTCGTAAAACAGCCAGCAGCCAAGGAGCAGGACGAACAGGCCGAAATAGCCCTGGTAGGACTTGAAATCGAGCTTGCCGGCCGAGAGTTCCTGGGCCAGCCAGGCGCCGATCAGCGACCCAAGG
This genomic interval carries:
- a CDS encoding DsrE family protein, coding for MQILITLSSPDPEIKWNTVRFGNFLLSEGEDVTIFLNGPAVDLMAGDSPQFPIAEQAKLFGLSEGVLAAUGKCLGIHGVEANAPVTLSNMPFLYAAMQAADRIMNF
- a CDS encoding protein-tyrosine phosphatase family protein gives rise to the protein MAAQNHAYPLTWVTSHLAVGGAPMSHAQLDSLKSQGVTAILNLCGEFCDLHEIEAAAGFEVHYLPIPDEGAPDMAALETALAWLDEAIYLGKKALIHCRHGIGRTGTVLNAYLLRRGLGHKGAAKVLRPLRSKPANFDQWRTIRRYGKTAGKLTVREPRLESGRAVNLAPFLADYAALAALAGQAAAGVPCCGRDTDACCRRPLWLSLIEAVALARAIDLGLPSEVRHSVIEQSAEASREMDDLTRRYGDSRELCLSAWSRLCPLARDGACLVLANRPITCITYGAPGEAVAALWENTLEPGLTELSRQVFLALAGALGDGALPYFALPDVASGRYVSAVFQYLLALSRR
- a CDS encoding PEP/pyruvate-binding domain-containing protein, whose protein sequence is MFSKELFRRWTYQVFAPGVLLREKYNAFRELLRFDDACLELIAAIEDIHYGGAAVDWARVVHLTRRLRTSVGELVDRLARLSPSRHLDLPEYARKVDFYVQMALDLPGGDMSPPFVAPLAELAGDLARGGGKAANLARAAAEARVPVPDGFVATTGAFRYFLEACELRPGIDRLLRRVDLARPDAVADIAGEIRSLILTARVPEEVAGPIAEAAARLGQGPQGTVLQLAVRSSAVAEDGRASFAGQYESVLGVDPAGAVAAYRRVVAGKYTAKAITYRVLTGYADEETPMAVLFLPMLPAAASGVLYTRDSADLDAPMTVYAVPGLGADLVEGAASPERLALSHAPPHFLLDRQTLDAPLLTEAAASRLASLGLALERTFGTPQDVEWVISPDGRPTILQSRPMAVEDGPSLAQEAPTPPRPVGLPPLLTGGMRASGGCATGIVRFAATILDIDAIAPGTVLVTPTLPTTLARAVDRLAAVIAVSGSRAGHFASVAREFGLPVITGAADAFSALTEDMEVTVDADAALVYPGQVAALLARTAAPRAGEGSPVAERLARLVPLVAGLTLTDPSSPDFTPAKVRSLHDVVRFAHEKAVTEMFSLVGESGRGLASAKRLRSHLPLTMYVLDLGGGVFESAAGDKELRPDQIKSAPMWALWSGLAADDAPWPEGPPITDDAALDRTSAGLFINDSKHLASYAVISDTYAHAMLRFGYHFTVVDALCGPEDAQNYVNFRFKGGGAGFDQRTLRLSCIRRVLTHFGFEVRAAGDLLDASLTRIPEKTAQKRLAMLGCLLAASRMLDIRLASEADADAWVAAFLERTDR
- a CDS encoding response regulator; translation: MADIIVLDDVIDAGVVIKRILERKGHSVAVFTEEEEALTHVAKKTPALAILDMKLKKLSGVEVLEEIKKRSPTTRVIMLTGYPTLETARESVRLGACEYCVKPIDKDELERKVEEALAAPLPGEG
- a CDS encoding PAS domain-containing protein, whose protein sequence is MMPRLSALSFRTKINCGIVLIVGLIAIPLAYLTWRAAAESLQAETRKRGLVLSENLAMRVSDAMLSMDLLRLKNMVDELDKVDDISYAFILDRQGSVLVHTFTGGFPVELLDVNAPREGKPNIRLLDTGREFIDDFAAPVVIVGTPFGTARIGLSRTKAEAAADRLALMIVFYSAAAMVAALAPSTLFARRVTERINRLKLHAEEVVKGNLDHRAGPSVLRPCSAILDCDKTLCPAYGDKSRRCWLTASPDQRGDGPESCRDCPVYRDQKGDEIQDLAETFDVMAVSLKTHLDELRQAERVLSRQERLLRTILDATPDFVCLIDENSNYLAVNRAFATFVGRPTEAIVGSTDRDIYPEDEGPDMHRENRRVLDAGRPSDREVGFRRPGAPQWLHIVRVPVTDPAGRVIGLLRTARDVTQLKQFQEQLIQSQKMESIGKLAGGVAHEINTPLGVILGYSQLLQEDVPADSQIRADLQTIEKQAKVCRKIVADLLGFSRQAESAKIEMCFNNSLMEAISLVRHALSLDKIAIVTDLDERMPIIYGDPEKLKQVWINLLSNARDALAGRGGAILVRSRLFAADQRVTAWFGDTGPGISPDNQSRIFDPFFTTKPVGQGTGLGLSVSFGIINDHGGAIRVETPAPEGFFDALTTGDEDAPGTVFVVDLPLEHEETLGGQRPADSTEA
- a CDS encoding phosphate/phosphite/phosphonate ABC transporter substrate-binding protein, coding for MRRREFLLAGLLMPWLTACGHDEDAVRVDLSRREEPTLRKLPRAVTYAYLPQYAHTVSYERHRLLLEYLTRATGLSLRQVFPDTFEEHVRMVERGEIDISFSNPFAYIRMAASGARAFARIIEPSGKPDFKSQIICRRDNKALSSLADCRGKRWMAVDPSSAGGYLYALGEFLDNGIHRADFAEISFAPGPGGKQEKVVLAVFAGVCDIGSVRDGALDILRDRIDLGQIRVLAESKAYPGWVYCARPGLPPETTGKIARAFFALNPERPDDAVILTTAGMRGIIPAVDADYNSVRRLAEKLGLDAMAGGDE
- a CDS encoding sulfite exporter TauE/SafE family protein, which codes for MKNWKWTLPVGLLAIVAIALWFEPAFADKLSDAIAKAPVGSEPGQIPADPNAVKGFLGIPGSPVVNPILAFCWAVWVGWIFSTVGAFGGVMSGVGHMSVFGFGSYAGSFKKTAPELGKVITDSIKASNQFLVGLSAAISSFNYLKMKRLVLPLAITLGLGSLIGAWLAQELSAGKLDFKSYQGYFGLFVLLLGCWLFYETTPAGQSKKQTAKKAAQAFEAAAKKIKCGESVDASCDGLHITQFTLSKCAFTFYGVPFQFNPLIPFLGGIVISAVAAFLGVGGGFLLVPFLTSVTQLPMYLAAGTSALAVLVSMVTSIITLLSKGTPIEWHFIGLEMLGIAVGSFVGPMTSKYFSDVWLKRLFIVLSAYVGIGYLLAGFFSIKLPGI